The sequence GCTGATGGAAACAAGCATAATCATAATCTTCAGGCTTTGTATCAGTTTCTTCAAATAACATTTTTGCTGCACTTAAAACATGCTTGAAGTAAGCAGGCTCACCAGTAAAACGACCACCGTGTGACGGATAGTTTTGACCTTCCCTTCTGTAAAAATCAGGAGTATCAGTTGTAAAACTGCAAGTAGTATTTATATCTGCAATAGTGTCCTTATTACCAATGATATAAGCTGCACCACCAGCAGATGCAGTATATTCTAAAGCATCCCCAGGAGCACCTTGTGAAGTATCAGCACCAATAGCCAATGCATATTCAACCATTCCAGACTTTACAAGACCCATTGACATTTGAACACCTGCAGTTCCGGCTTTACAAGCAAATTCCAAATCTGCAGCAGTCAATTTAGGAGTTGCACAAATCGCTTCAGCAACAATAGAAGCTGTTGGCTTAACTGCATATGGATGTGATTCTGAACCTACATAAACAGCACCAATCTTACTTGGATCAATTTGAGCTCTTGCTAGAGCATATCTAGCAGCAGTAACTGCAATAGTTGCAGTATCTTCATCAGCAGAAGGAACGGATTTTTCATTAACAACCAATCCATTTGACAAAGCAACAGGGTCATCTCCCCATACTTTTGCAATTTCCTCTACTTTAATTCTATATGATGGCACATGCGCACCATATCCTACTATTCCTACCATTAAATCACCTTAAATCATAATATTTAAAGACATTAAAAATCAATTTAATTATTTATATTATATTTTTAGTATTATATAAAACTAACTAAAAAAGAGCATTATTTTAACAAAAAAAGAATTTTAAAAAAAGAATTTATTCAAGATGCAGTCGCCGGGATTCGAACCCGGGTTGTAGGCTTGGAAGGCCCAAGTAATAACCAGACTATACCACGACTGCATAAAAAATGCGGCGTCCGGGATTTGAACCCGGGTCTCTAACGTGGCAGGCTAGAGTCTTAACCAGGCTGGACTAACACCGCATGAAAACTAACAACAAGTAAACTTATGTTTTGATAGTATATAAAACTTTCGATTTTTAAAAGAATTTTATAAAAAAATAAAAAAATAATTAGATTTTTCTAGCAGTCACGCAAATCCAATCATGTTCTTCATCAACATATGCTTTGAAATCTTTAAAACCTGTCTTTTCAAGAGATTCCTTTAAAACGTCCTCAGAATAGATTTTCATGTCAAGAAGTTCCACAAGATCATCATATTTTTCCATTTGACCTTCCCTGTAAACTGCTTCATTACAGAAAAATACCAAACCATCTTTTTTAAGAACCCTGTTAACCTCTTTTAAATCATTGATGAAATCTGGCCAGAAATAAATTGTTTCAAAGCCTGTTACAATGTCAAATGTTTCATCATAGAATGGCATTTCAGACACTGACCCTTGCAATACGTTAACCTTTCCGGCATCAATTGCATCCTGATTTAATTTGGTGGACTTTTCCACACTGACTTCAGAATAATCAATTCCAACAACCCTGCCGTTTTCAGATATTTGGCCGGCAAATCTTTCAATGTTTCTCCCACCGCCGCATCCGATGTCGAGAATTTTACTGTCTTCATTTATTTCAAAGTGAGTTACACCCCACTGAGCCATTGATTCATGGGATTCGTTCATCCTATCCAAGATTTGATGACCCAACTCCCCCACGGGTTTGCGGGCGTTTTTTATAAGTTCCTTATCTTCAATATTGTGACCTGTATTAACCTTATTTTCATCAGCCATTTTATCACCTACTTTTTGAATCCTTTACGTGTCTTAATAGCCTGACCTGTTTTGAATTCCTTTATTTCACAGGCTCCAAGCAATGCTTTTCCATATGCCAGCAACTTATCCTGCTCATTAACTATCAAAACTTCGTCCTTTGCACGTATATTATCATCACAGTCAACTACGAATTTACAGAATACACTTTTTCCATCAAGTGCAAACGGTTCGGAGTCCTTATTTACGACCACCCTATTTTCCGGATAAGGCATTGCATTATGAAGCCTTTTGGCACCTTCTTTTGATAAGACCAAATATGAATCTGATGCTCTCATGTTTACAATCAACACCTTTCCATCATAGATGTGTCTGATTTTGCCTGTTTTTTTACTTTTTTCTATTTTTATATTTCCTTCAAACAATGCATCTCCAGCTCCGAAGCCGAATTGATAATCTGCAATTGCCTTAACTTTCTGGACATCATCCTTTTTATATCTTATCTCATCGGAATCAATGCACTTATTGTAAAGGCCAATTTCCAAGTCCTTGATTATCCGTGAATGTATTAAAACCTGGTCGTAATATTCCACAAATTCGGATATGAAATCCTCTACAAATTCAATGCTGTCTACATCACGTGTTTTTGGAGCATCATTCTGGCTTAAAGGATACACTTCATCAATTTCTAAAGGTATTAACCCAAACGGCACATCCAAGACCATGAAATCTGTGTTTTCCAAATCGATTTCCTGCTCTGCACCATAAATATAAAATTCACCAAGTTTTCCTGAGATAAATTTGGAGTAAGGTTTTCTGGTCGGAGGCAATATGACCAGGTCTCTTTTTTTAGGCATTTCACGCAATTTTTGCATGTGCCTTAAGACTTCGGGACGGCACAATGATTCTGGACCTGTGTAGAAAAACGCTGACTTTTTGCTTCTTGGATCGTATTTTTCCAAATCCATTGAATAATTTCCAAGCTGTCTTACAGCCTCCAGAAGTGCAGGATGGGCACGGCATCTTTCTTCCACAAGTTCCATTAAACTGCCTTCATAGATGGCCTGTCTAATCAATCTCAATTCAGCAAAAGAGACATGCAAATTATGTTGAGCTATTAAATCCCTTCTTTTCTCTTTTGGCATTGCCCTCAAGTCATCAGGAGTGTATTTGGTACATACTTCACAGGAGCATGGCATTTCCTGAAGGTTTTCCAGCTTATATGTTCCTCTAGTTGACAAAAGCCTGTCATCTTCTGCATACAAAATATATGCTGCTGAGTCAAACAGGTCACATCCCATCGCAACGCACAGTGCAAATATCATCGGATGGCCTGCACCCATAAGATGTCTTGCAGTGCTGTCAGGCAGTTCCTTCATCGAATTCATTACAACATCAACCAAATCCTTATAATGATAAGATTCCATCAAAGGAACTACAGCGCCGATAGGATACAAATCAGCGTCAAGCTTTGATAATTCATTGGCACATTTACGTCTTAAGTCAAGAAATGTGGAACCCTGAACTACTGAATTCAAAAGCATTTCCATATCCTGAGATTTTTTATAGTCAACAGCTTCACGGGCTCTTTCAAGAGTTATTTCCAAATCGCTTTCAGCCTTTTCACGGTCAACAAAAGGTGCTGTCGGAATGTCCAGACTTGTTCCGATATCTGTTTTGATCAATTCCTGAAATTCTATGACCTCCTTGTTGGTGATTTCCACATCACCATATACTGAAAGCTGAAAGGAACCTGAATCGGTCATTATAGGACCGTCAAAATGAATCAGCTCATGCAAACCCTTTTCAACAGCTTCCTTTTTCAAGTCTTCATCCTTATAAATCAGATATGCATTTGTAATTACAATATCCGCACCATATTTGCCCACATCAATAGTCTGTTTGCGTGGGTGAATTACCGGCATCAATGCAGGAGTCTTAACGTCACCATGCTTGGTTTTTAAAACACCTACACGCCCCATGTTATCTTTCGCTTTAATTTCAAACATTATACCTTACTCTAAATAGTTTTTAAAAATTAAATCATCAAGTTTAATTAAAAAAAAATTGTCCTCAAAAAATAATTTGAAGATAGTTAATATCTAAATAAAGTTTAAATTAGAAATTATATAAATCTTGCTCATTTAAAAATTAAAAAATTGCATTGGCATGTTAAAAAATGTTATCACAATCAGATTGAGAAATAATCAGTAAACTGTAAAAAAAGGAAAAAAGGAGGTTAAAAAAAATTTAACCCTACTTCGTGTTTAATCTGCATCCAGCATGTCCCAACAAATTTTAGGAGAAAATTTTTTAGTGATTCATCGTCTATTCATGAGTTATTTAGTAATTATAATGAGTAATACAGACATCCTGGAGAATCTAAAATTATCAACATGATCTGCAACCATCACTCCGCAATTGCAACATCATATTGGATATTAATAGATTCATGGCAGATTCATTTAATTTCAACATTTGATACGTTGAAACATAGTATTGAAGTGATATTATCATTGATTTTCATCACCGCAATACTTCAATCTTAAGCAAATACCAAAAAATTTTACACATATATCAAGTAAAAAGTTTTGAATACTTAAGATTGTTAGTTATTATTATGAAATAAGTCTTATATAAATGTTTTTATTAAAAAATAAGAAAAAATATCCAATAAATAAGAAAAATAAGCATTTTAAGAAGAAAAATTAAACGGTTAAAAATTGCCCAAATCAACCATCAAAAGTTAAAAATTTATAAAAAATACCCTCCCCACCCAAAAAATGACAAGATAAAATCTAACTAATAATGCTTAAATTACAATAAAAATAATTAAATGAGAGTATTTTAAATAAAATAAAACTAATAATAAATTAATTAGTTAAAAAAACAGTACAAAATTCTTTATTTAATTAAAAAACAATCCCTAAAAGAAAAGGATTAAGAAAGCCTCAATCAATAAAATAAGCAATAACAATGAGTATTTGTGAAAGTCAGCAAAAATCAACATGATTTGATTTCCAAGAGAATAAAATAAATTCTGAAGATAATTGATTAAAAAACAAAAAGAGAACCAATTAACTCTTTTTTTATCATAAATGAACTGTTGAATTTGAATTATTGCAAAAACAAAGCTGAAATTTGAATTTAAATTTAATGACTGAAAAAGCAAAAATACCCTTGAATCGAAGCCAGATTATTAAAATAAAATCAATGAATCCATTAAACACTCAAAAAACATTTGAAATCGAATAAAGAATTTTAAAAATATAATTAATTTTTTACAAATCATTGAGTTTTAAATTTAATCCTAAAGACCAATTTTAACTACCTACGCAAGATTTTTAGCCAACCAACAGATAGCAATGCCAAAATCTAAAAAAATAACCAACACAAATCAATAATTTTAAAAAAATTTTGAACAAAACCATATATTTTTTAATATTAATGCATTTTATCCAAATTAACAAAAAAATTATTAAAATCCAATTTGAATTTGAAACCACTTCAAAAATAAATATTAAGAAAAACAAAATTTTTTATTGATAAAATGAGTTATGAAGACAATGCCAGAATAATAAATGATGATATTTTCGATTTGGTAAATTCATGTTTCGAGTTGGAAAAAAGTACCCAAAATAATGAAGGAAGAGTTAATTTTTTTGATACTTATAAAAATTATTTCGTTTTAACCGATGATGGATCTTATTCTATTAACTCGAAGGAAATAAATCACAAAATTGAAACATTACATACATCTACCGGAGCAATAAGTGAGTCATTTGAGAAATTTATCAAGCCAATGAAGTTCAACTACGAAGAGGACATTGCAATTTTAGACATATGTGCCGGACTCGGCTACAACTCATCAGCAGCAATAGAAGATTTCATGAAAAACTCTTCAAAATCCAATTTAACAATCGATATGGTTGAAATATCCTATGCAACACTTGCGTGCGGTCTTTTGATTCCTTCACCCATCAAAGCACATGACATTACCAAAAAAGCCATTGAAGATGAACTCATCAAACAGGATTATGCAACATTAAGCCTGGAGACTTGTGAAATTCCCGAAAATATTGACATCAATGTCTACATCGAAGATGCAAGGCAAACTGTCCAGAAGCTGAAAGACAACACATATGATGCGATATTTTTAGATCCATTTTCCCAAAACATGGCACCGGAATTATTTTCGCTCGAATTTTTCAAAGAGTTCAGGAGAGTCATAAAAGATGATGGAATTGTTGCAACCTACACTTCATCCGCTCCAGTAAGGGCAGCTTTCATTGAAGCAGATTTCTATATTGGTCAAGGCCCTATTTTTGGAAGAAAACAGGGAGGAACACTGGCCAGTCCAAATCCATTGATGCTTGACACAGCACTGCCAAAAAATGATGAGATAAGAATTGCACTGTCAGATGTGGGAATTCCATTTAGAGACCCTAATCTAAACAACAGCAGCGATTACATTCTAGAAAAAAGAACAGAAGAAAGGCACAATGCCCGCCACACCACAAAAATTTCATCTGCCGTTAAAACACCCATATTTTTAGCATGTGAAATGGATGACGAGAAACTTAAAAGAAGAGTGGAACGCAATCTGGCAAAAATGAATATACCATCAACAACTTCCGATGAAGCATTCTACATTGTTGAATGTGAAAACAGCTATTCAAAAAAACAAGACGAAAAAAACAATTCAAGAAATAGAATTTTAGATATGGAAAAAAAATTAAAAAAAGTTAAATCAGGAAATTATGACAATACATAATTTCCACTTTTTAAAGCATATGCTTCTTCTTTTGATGATTTATAAGGACCATCCAATATTTTTAAATGCATAGGATTACTCCAAACATGTTCATTACCGAATATTGAAAAGTCACAGTCACAGTCCTTACAGAAAATATTTCCTTCAGCACTTCCTGTTTCATACCGGCCTGTTGCAGGGAAAATTCCCCCGTCAGCATATTCACTACCTGCCCAGAAAATGTGCCAATAAAGATTATGACCTCCACAATACGGACATGTTCTCTCAAAGAGAGTTTTATAAAATGTATATCCATATTTGGATTCTTCACCAACAGCAGATGGTCTACCAACTACCATAAGCATACTGCCATCTTCAGAAACACCATACTTATCAAATTTAATACCTACAATAGGACCGTAAACATTGACAGTACAGGTTTTTGTGTAGTTTGTACGTAAATCCTTACAGACTATTTTGTATTTTCCCTCTTTTAATTTGAAAGTAATGCTTGCAACACCTTTTACATTGGTTTTGACATTATATGTTTTGCCATTTAATGTCATTTGCATTTTGGTATTTTTCGCAAGACTACCATCCTGATTCAAAAGAGTTGCAGTATAGGTTGTCTCTGAATCTTCATATGTATTTTTAGTATATGCTCTAATTGAAGCCAATTTAACAGACACTTTAGTTTTTATTGAATATTTAGTATAAGGATCATATGATACAAAATCATAAGTTCCTTTAGCTAATTTAAAGTTTACGCTGGCAATACCATTGGCATTTGTCTTAGCAGTTTTTTTAACGCCTTTGATATAAACATAAACTTTTGCATTTTTAACTAACTTATCGTTCTTATAAAGTTTAACCTTAAATGTAGCTGTTTTGTCTGAAAATGTTGATACTTTACTAGCAGACAAAGTAGATAATATTGTTACATTTCTACTTACCTTTTGACCGGTTTCAGGATTTATTGAAACCATTTTAAAGGTAGTAGGTTTTGAAATAATAGCGATTGAAGCTACACCCTTCGAATTAGTTTTTACACTGAAATATTCTCCGTTACGATAAAATTTAACATATTTCTTTGCTAATAATTTCCCATTTTTTCCATAAAAGGTTGCTGAGAATTTTTTAGAACTTAAATAATGCTTTTTAACATTTGATGCAACAACAGAATTCTTTATGACTATCTTATTTGATTTTTTATATCCGTTTGGATGAATAGCCTGAATAACATAACTGCCAACTTTTAAATTGGAAGTTTCAAATGTTGCATAACCTTTAGCATTAGTTTTTTTAGAATATGTCTTACCGTTAACTTTAAATTTAACAGCAGAATTTTTTAAAGGATTGCCATGACCATCTAAAAACTTAGCCTTATATTGGGCAGTGCTTTTATAGGTTGTAGTGACATCACTAGCTGAAATGACAGGCAATACTTTAATAGTATTCTTAATTTGTATATCATTATATTTTGCAGTAGCCACATAGCTACCTGAATTTAAAGTAATTGGAATAGATATCTTACCTGATTTATCAGTGACCTTAGTATATGAAACTCCATTGATAGTAATGGACACTGATGCATCTTTAACAGGTTCGAAATTTTCAAGCAAAGTCACGTCATAACTAGATCCATTTTTATAATACATCTTTACGTTATCGACCTTTAGCTCATATAAAGTTCCAATTTGACTTTTATCATCATTATCAGTAACTTCAAGATTATTATCAGTAGAAATATCTTGAACTACACCCGAAGGAGGTTCTTCGTCTACTTCCCCAATAAGCATGTCATCACTAGTAGTAGTATTTTCTACTGCCGCCACAGCGGAAATTGACAACATGAAAATTAGAGTTACCAAAAATAATTTTACTTTATTATTAAACATAACGTTAACTCCATCTAACATTTGTTCGTACATTATCTTATCACACTTTTCTTATAAAAAGCTTTTGATTTTGAAAAAAAGCATAATCAAGCTTAATTTTGAAAAAATAAGTACAAAAACAATTATAAATAAAATAAAAAAATTAAAATAGTTAAAATTATTATCAAAAGACTTATTTTAATTAAAAATTGGATAATGAATATTTTTAATACTAAAAAAAAAGTTATAGTAATCCGATTAATTTAAAATTCAAAATAAATATGAAAATACCATTAAAAATAATAAAAAACAAAATGGATTGAATAAATAGTAAAAATATTGAATTATAACTTGTTAAATATAAAATAAAGATAAAATAAGGAATATAGAAAAAGTTTTCAAAAAACTCATTCTACAGTCACACATTTTGCTAAATTTTTAGGTTTGTCAGGGTCATGTCCCTTTTCAACAGTAATATAATAGGCTATCAACTGCAACGGCACAATATAAACCAGCGGTGCAATAATCTCTTTCACGTCAGCATTGATTGCAATTACATCATCGGCTTTAGCTTTTAGTGATTCATCATCAGCTGACCCGATAGCCAAAACATTTGCCCCACGGGATTTAACCTCTTCCAAATTGCTCATGGTCTTTCTGTAATTATCCCCAGGAGGAATAATGACCACTACAGGAATTCCTTCATCAATCAAAGCCAAAGGACCATGTTTCAACTCACCTGCAGCATATCCTTCACCATGAATGTATGTAATCTCCTTAAGCTTTAAGGCGCCTTCCAATGCAGTAGGGTATGAATAGCCTCTTCCCAAATAGAAGAAATCGCGAGCATAATTGTATCTTTTTGAGAAATCCTCAATGAACTCAATATCCTCAAGAGTCTCATCAATGAAATCAGGAACCTTTTCAATTTCTTTTAAAAGCTCCACATTTTTAGACAGCAATGCTGCAAACAGATAAATGGAAGTTAGCTGAGCGACATAGGTTTTAGTTGCTGCCACTCCAATTTCAGGACCTGCCTGAGTCTGGATTACATATTGAGCCCTTCTTGTAATGGATGAACCTGCAACATTAACAATTCCCAAAGTTTTGGATGTCTGATTTGCCACATCCAATGCCTTAAGGGAATCTGCAGTTTCCCCGGACTGAGATATAAATATTACCAGAGTCTTATCGTTTAAAGTATTGGCAGAATATTTGAACTCTGAAGCAAGAATAACATCGGTTGGAACGCCTGCCAATGATTCTATCAAATATTTTCCAGTCAGTGAAGCATGATATGATGTTCCGCAGGCAACAAAGCATATCCTTTGAATGTCATCAATGTCATCAATGATTTCCTGAATATTGTCCTTTTGAGTCAATGTATTTCTAACTGCTGTTGCCTGTTCATTTATTTCCTTTATCATGAAATGGTCATAACCTTCTTTTTCAGCCATTTCAGGAGTCCAGTTAATGGTATCTATTTCCTTGTTGACCACATTGTCAAATTCATCATGAACCACAACACCATCCTTATCGAGAATTACAATTTCACCCCTTTCAGGATAAATTATGTCACGTGCATATTTCAAAATAGCTGGAGAGTCTGATGCAAGATAATAACCCTCTTCGCCAATACCGACAATCAATGGTGAATCCTTACGGGTTGCAACAATCTTGTCCGGCTCATTTTTACTGATTGCAGCAATCGCATAAGCCCCTTCAATAACATCGATGGTTTTCCTGACGGCATGCTCAAGGTCGAATTTTTCATCCATGAACTTTTGAATCAGATGAGGAATGACTTCAGTGTCTGTGTCTGATTTGAATACATGACCTTCGAGGGTTAATTTTTCCTTAATCTCCAAATAATTCTCAATGATACCGTTGTGAACAACAGCAATACTAGCATCTTCATCAACATGAGGATGTGAATTTAATTTTGACGGATCCCCGTGTGTTGCCCATCGAACATGAGCAATACCAAAATTGCCAGGCATATCTGACAAATCCAATTTCTTGTCCACTTCTTCGATTTTACCTTTATCCTTTTTGATATGAATATTATCATCTGCAAATGTAGCAAGTCCGATTGAATCATATCCCCTATACTCCAATTTTGAAATACAATCAAAAAGAATCGGCGCCACATCATTATCTTCTTTCAATATACAACCTACAATTCCACACATCTAATCACCTTGATAATCATAAATATCTTTATAAAGATTTACAACATTCCCTATTATTAAAATAGCAGGAGTGTTAATTTCCTTATCCGAAATGTCTCCCAATGTTCCAAATACTACGTTTTCATCAGGAAGAGTTCCGCTTTCAACAGCACAGACAGGTGTGTCGGCTGAACGGTATTTCATGATTTCGGAAGTATTTTCTTTAATATTTCCAATTCCCATTAAAATAATTAATGTATCGGCAGTGTAATCCCAGTGAACTTGGCTTTCTGCTTTTGTCGGGTCTTCATGACCTGTTACAATAGTCACTGATGTTGCTACTGCCCTGTGAGTTACTGGCAGTCCCAGTGAAGTTGGTGCTCCAATAGCGGAAGTTACACCTGGAATTACTTCAAATTTGATATCATGTTCCATTAAAGCCAATATTTCTTCACCGCCACGGCCAAATACAAAAGGATCTCCTCCCTTGAGCCTTACAACATTTTCATGATTTTGAGCCTGCTGGATAATCAATTCATTGATTTGGTCTTGTGTTTTATAATGCTCCCCTGCTTTTTTTCCGACATAAATTTTTTTTGCTGAATCGGGAGCATGGGCCAATATTTCTTCGTTAGCCAAATAATCATACAATACGACATCAGCTTTATTCAATGCATTGACTGCTTTAAGAGTTATTAAATCAGCATCTCCAGGTCCTGCACCAATTAAATAAACTACCATCTTATCACATTATAAAAATCCTTTAAAAAAGTTTAAACCATCATCGGAACCAAACAATTCCTCACAAGCTCTTTCTGGGTGAGGCATCATAGCGCAAACTAGTCCTGACTCATCGCAAACGCTTGTGATTGCTTCCATTGAACCGTTAGGGTTTTTGCCTTCAAACTGCAATACGATTTGGTTCTGGTCTTTTAAAAGGTCAATGTCTTCGGTGTAAAACCTTCCCTCAGCATGAGCTATAGGCAGAGCGATTGTCTGATTGTTTTTGAATGCTTTGGTAAAAGGAGTCCTGTTGGTTGCCACTTTCAAATTAACCCATTCACAGTTGAATTTAGGATATTCGTTTGTTATGAAAATTCCTGGAACAAGACCGATTTCTCCTAAAATCTGCGCTCCATTACATATTCCCAAAACCGGTTTTTCCTCTTTTACCAATTCTTTAATTCCATCAATTACAGGTGTGATTGAAGCCATTGCACCAGCTCTCAAGTAATCCCCATAAGAAAATCCTCCAGGAATCACTATACCGTCAAAATCAGTTAGCTTTTCCTCATTCCACCAGATGTATTCTGGAGTAAGGCCGGCCAATTCAATAGCCTGTGCAACATCCCTGTCACAGTTGGTTCCCGGAAATCTAATTACTCCGATTTTCATTTAAATCCCTCTATTTACCACATGCCATGTTTTGTGGAATAACATTAATTTTATAATCATGAATTACAGGATTACATAACAATCTTTCACACATGTCAGTAACATTGTCTCTGATTGCTTCCCTGTCTTCACCTTCCATTTGGAATTTGATGATTTCAACAGTTTTTACGTTGTTTACATCATAACCAAGTAATTCAAGAGATCTTTCAATTGTTGTTGCTTCAGGATTTAACATTCCGCTTTTAAGAGAAATTTTCACTTCAATATCAAATAACATCTAAATCACCTTTTCATCATCAGGAATAATTCTATTGTACACTTCAATGTAAGCATCCATAAC is a genomic window of uncultured Methanobrevibacter sp. containing:
- the purS gene encoding phosphoribosylformylglycinamidine synthase subunit PurS; the protein is MLFDIEVKISLKSGMLNPEATTIERSLELLGYDVNNVKTVEIIKFQMEGEDREAIRDNVTDMCERLLCNPVIHDYKINVIPQNMACGK
- the purQ gene encoding phosphoribosylformylglycinamidine synthase subunit PurQ, whose translation is MKIGVIRFPGTNCDRDVAQAIELAGLTPEYIWWNEEKLTDFDGIVIPGGFSYGDYLRAGAMASITPVIDGIKELVKEEKPVLGICNGAQILGEIGLVPGIFITNEYPKFNCEWVNLKVATNRTPFTKAFKNNQTIALPIAHAEGRFYTEDIDLLKDQNQIVLQFEGKNPNGSMEAITSVCDESGLVCAMMPHPERACEELFGSDDGLNFFKGFL